GGGATGCGATCATGTCGAGCCCCGGAAACTTCCGTATCTCCGGCTTCAACGGCCGCAGCGGCGAAACGGTGCACTGGTCGCGGGAGGACATGCACGGCCTGGATGATTTCCTGCGCCATGCCCGCGCCTCGGCGTCGCTGCCGATCGTCATGCCGCCGACGAAGATCGGCACAGAGGTCTACTTCGACGGTGCGTTCGGCTCCACCGGAGGCATCCCGGTGGACTCCGCGATCGAGATGGAAGGCTTCGACCGGTTCCTCGTGGTGATGACGCGCACCCGGTCCTACCGCAAGAGCGCCTCGAAGTTCACCTGGTTCGTGAAGCGGGCGTTTCCCCAGTACCCGGCGCTGGCGCAGTCGATGCTGGACCGGCACGCGCGGTACAACCGGACACGGGACTGGATTTTCGAGCAGGAGAGACGCGGCAAGGCGTACATCTTCGCTCCGCACCGGATGCCCCTGGGTAACGGGACACGCAAGCTCAACGAACTGGCCGAGACCTACGAGGCAGGACTGGCACAGGCCCGGGAAGAGATGCCGCTGATCCGGCGCTTCCTGCGGGTCTGAGGGGCGCGGCGAACGCGGCGCCCTAGAGGCCGAACACCCCCGCATCATCCATGACCTGCTGCAACGTATCCGCCGAGGTGTCGAGCTGACCCTGCTCGGTATCGTCCAGGCCGAGTTCAATAACCTCCCGGATACCCCGACGGTTGATCACAGCCGGCGTTCCGATGTAGATCGCGGGTGCGTCGTCGCGACCGTACTGGCCGTCGACCAGCGCAGACACCGGCAGGACGACGTCCTCATTGCGCAGGACGGCCCGACTGATCCTTGCCATCCCGACGCCGATGCCGAAACTGGTGGACCCCTTCGCGTTGATGATCTCGTAGGCGGCGTCACGGGTGCGCCGGAAGATCTCGCTGACGCTTTCCCCACCGTCCGGCGACTGCGCCAGCCGGACGGGCAACGGCACACCGGCGACAGAGCCCGCGGACAGGACCGGAAGTTCAGTGTCCCCGTGCTCGCCGATGACATAGGCGTGAACCGACGTCGGGGAGACCTGGAAGTACTCTCCCAGGGCAGACCGGAACCGGGCTGTGTCGAGAATGGTGCCGGAACCGATGACCTGGTTCGACGGCACCCCGGCGATCCTCCACGTCGCATACGAGAGGATGTCGACCGGGTTGGACGCCACCAGGTAGATACCGTCGAAGCCGGAGTCACGGACCTGGCTGACGATGTCCTGGAATATGGACACGTTCTTACCGACGAGGTCCAGGCGGGTCTCCCCGGGTTTCTGCGCGGCACCGGCGCAGATACAGACGATGGAAGCGTCGGCGCAGTCGGAGTAGTCGCCCTGGGTGACCCGGGTTCCATGGCCGGACCAGGGCACCGCGTGGTTGAGATCCTGGACGTGGCCCCAGGTCTTGCGTTCGTCCACGTCGATGATGACGAGATGGTCGCAAAGCCCCTGGTTCACCAGTGCGTAGGCGTAGGCCACGCCCACGTCCCCTGCCCCGATCAGAACGATCCTCGTACCTGCGCTGGTTCTCATGGCTGCTCCTGTGAGTGTCGGTCGGCGTGCGTGGGCCACGGTGAATCAATCCCCAGCCTACGCGGCGGTAAGGAACACTGCAGGTGGGATAGCCTTTAGTGAGTACATTCATATGTTCATGACATTGAACTCCTTAATTCAATAGGTAAATCATTGCGAGGCGCACGGAAACTGACCACACTGGTGGACGGACAAACGATTACCGACAATGAAAGGATCGAGAACATGGCTGTGTACGAGCTTCCCGACCTCCCCTACGACTACGACGCCCTCGAGCCGCACATCTCCGCCGAGATCATGCAGTTGCACCACGACAAGCACCACGCCACCTACGTCGCCGGCGCCAACACCGCCCTCGACGCCCTGGAAAAGGCCCGCGAAGAAGGCACCAACCCCGACCAGATCCGCGCCCTGTCCAAAAACCTCGCGTTCAACCTGGGCGGCCACACCAACCACTCCATCTTCTGGAAGAACCTCTCGCCCAACGGCGGCGGCGAGCCCACCGGCGAACTCGCCGAGGCCATCGCCCGCGACTTCGGCTCCTTCGACAAGTTCAAAGACCAGTTCTCCTCGGCAGCACTGGGCCTCTACGGCTCCGGCTGGGCCGTACTGGGCTACGACCACATCGCCGGACGCCTGGTCGTCGAGCAGCTCACCGACCAGCAGGGCAACATCTCGGTCAACCTCACCCCGCTGCTGATGCTCGACATGTGGGAGCACGCCTTCTACCTGCAGTACAAGAACGTCAAGGCTGACTACGTCAAGGCCGTGTGGAACGTCTTCAACTGGGACGACGTCGCCGAGCGCTACGCCGCCGCCAAGGCCTAGACCGACATCTCGATCAGAGCCTGAACCGTCGCCGGCATCCGTCCGGCCGACCCCGCCCCTCTTCTGTGGCGGGGTTTCCTTATGCAGGTAGGGTGTCGCATGTGAGCAGGAAGAAGAACCCGAAGAGCAGGAACGCCAGCACCCCTGCCACTCTCGCCCTTGAGGCCGCAGGGACGCCGTTCACCGTCCACACCTTCACCCATACCCCCGGGGTCACGGACTTCGGTGGGGAGGCCGCCGCCGCACTCGGAGACGTCGAACCCGGGCATATCTGCAAGACTCTCCTGGTCAGCCTCGATGGTGGCCCCCGGTCGGGAGCTCTCGCCGTGACCGTCGTCCCGGTGACAATGACCCTCGATCTGAAAGCAGTCGCCGCCTCTTTCGGCGCGAAGAAAGCGTCGATGGCCGATCCGTCCGCCGCTGAGCGTTCCACCGGCTACATCGTCGGCGGTATCAGTCCGTTCGGCCAGAAGAAGTCACTGCCCACCGTGATCGACGCCAGCATCCTCGACTGCCCCACGATCCTCGTCTCCGGGGGACGCCGCGGGCTCGACATCGAAATCGCTCCCGAAGATCTCGTGGAGGTACTCGGGGCGGAGTCCGCTGCCGTCGGTCGCAGCTGACGCCGGATTACCTAGCCGCAGGTCACCCCGGTGGCATGGACCGGGCAGTAGCCGCCCGGATTCTTGTCCAGATACTGCTGATGCTCATCTTCGGCACGGTAGTACTCCCCGGCCGGGGTCTCCGACAGCAGCGACACCTCCGTGGTGACGGCGCCGTAGCCTGCCTCGGCGAGCTTCTCCCCGTAGGCCTCCACCTCAGCGGCGGCGATGTCGCGCTGCTCCGGGGTGGTTGCGTAGATGACGGAGCGGTACTGGGACCCGACGTCGTTGCCCTGACGGTCGCCCTGCGTCGGATCATGGTTCTCCAGCCCCGTCCGGATCACCGTGCGCAGATCAACGCGCTCCGGGTCGAATACCACGTCGACGACCTCGGAATGCCCCGTGCGTCCGGTGCAGACCTCACGGTAGGTGGGGTTGGGGGTGTAACCCCCGGCGTACCCCACCGAGGTGGACTCCACCCCGTCCAACTGCCAGAACAACTTCTCGGCTCCCCAGAAGCACCCCAGGCCGATCACCACGTGCTCCTGCCCGTCTTTCCACGGCCCGGTGACGGGTGTGCCGAGAACCGTGTGGGGGCGGGGGTTCTCCAGCACGGGATGACGTCCACCGGACAATGCGGTGTCGGCGGTCGGCCGGTCCACACGGAACGGTCCGCCCGACTGTGCTGCGTTCATGGCGAGAATACGGTCAAGGAAGCTCATACCCAGTCCAACGGTTGAGACAGCGCAGGGATTCCCGGCGCACCCCGACGCAACCAGTTCCGGACGGCGGCGGTGGCGAAACAGTCATCCGCGTTGTACCTCTCCAACGTCCGCTGGGCCGCGGATGCCGCCGCCCCGTCCCCGCCGACGGCCACCTCAAACAGGCCCACGGCCACCCGCCCGTCGACGTCCTCCTGGCTGAAGGTAAAACCGGCCAACGGGGCCATGGCCTTGAGCCCCAGCGACGAGTTCGCCGCGACAGCCGTCCGTACCAGACCGAACACGTCTACCCAGTGGTCTGACGCCAGGAACTCGTTGACCTCGTCCAGGGAGGGCATGATCGCCTCCCTGCCGTCGTCGAGAGGGTACGTGGTGCCGCCGTAGCGTCCCGCGTAGTGACGCAGCCAGTGGTTTTCGCCCTGCTGGGAGTAGCAGTACACGCGGCAGGCCCGCCCCTCCCTGGCGGCGGCGGCCCGTCGTGCCGACAGCCAGGTCCAGAAGGACGCCACGTGGCGTCCGCCGTCACCGGCCGACCCGAAATCAGTGAAGGAGCGGTAGACCGACCCGTCGAACGTGCCCCACAGGAACGTCCCGCGACTAGGGTGCGCCTCCATGTCCACGTCGATCTCGACGGCATCGGCGAGCTCGTCGGCCATCGGCACCTCGCCGTCCACCAGTCGCTCCGGCATGCGGAAGGGGTGCCCGCACCACAGGTCGGTCCGCACGATCCACCGACGCAACGGCCGTCGCAGGTAGCCCACCCCGGCCAGCCAGGCAGTCGCCAACGCCGATGTTTCCCCACCGTCCGCCGTCGCCAGTTCGGCAAGGGTGTCGATGCCCCGCTCGCGCCACCGCGCGGCTCTGTCACCCGGCAACATCAGGCTGAGGTCCCCGGTCTGGAGGAGCCGGGCCCGGCAGTGGTTGTGGAACTCGCAGGTACCGCACTCCCGCACCCGCGTCGGCTCATCCGGCACCGGTGCCTCCAGGGCACGGACCAGTCCCGGAACCACCCGCTCCGCAGGAATGACAAGACACTGCGTCAGGTCGGCACCGATGAACCCCACGTCACCGGAACCGAGACCGAGGACCTCCAGCAGCACGTGCGCCACCGCGACCTTCTGCGAGTCCACCGGCGTGCTGCGGTGCTTCAGCCCCACCGGCACGGGACGGGCCAGGCCCAATACCGCCACGTCCACCACACGCACCCCGGCGCTCCGGGTCGTCGTTTTCGCGGACACCGTATGCCCTGTCACCGCGACAGGCATATAGGTCATGTCCGTCGCCGGACCGGAGCCGCTGTCCGTCCGGACCAGCAGGTCGATATCGCAGGCCAGAGCACCATCCGCCAGACGACCACCGACGATGAGTCTGGTCCCGGCGGCGAGTGCCTCCAGCGTCTGTTCCTCGGCGGTATCGTCGTCGGTCACGTCGACACGGGTGGGGACGAGACGCTCACCGAAACGGGGACTCCGGGGCAGCGCCGCGGCGACTGCCTCGCGTCGCCACCGGGAGCGACACCGACCGACAGCGCGATCGATCACCGCACCAGACGTCAGTTCCGCCGAGACCCGTCCCGAGGACACGGCACGGTTGAGCACCCGGCGGTGCCGACATCCGGTCAAATCCGCCGGGGTGACTGGCGCCGCGACCTCCGTCGTGCCAACGGCCTCACAGCCCTCATGCTCCCACATACGCCCACATACTATTGAGTAGACTGGCACAGAGAAAACGGCCGACAGAAGCGGCACGACAACAGCTACGGGAGCATATCGATCATGGGAATTCTCAGCTCGGCACGACGGCGACGCCACGAGAAACGGGCGAGCTACAAAGCAGCGAAGGTCCAGGCCCGGACCGAGGCACGCGAGACGGCCAAGCTGGACAGGAAGAAGGAGGCCTACCTGCAGAAGATGGCCCGCAAGGTCCGTAAGCAGGAGAGCCGTGACCTCAAGAGCCAGCGTAAGCACGACGCGAAACTCGCCGAAGCCACTGTCGAGCAGATCAAGGCGGGGCGGTTCAACGCCAAGACGGTGCTGCGTTATACCGGGGCTCTCCGGGTGTTGCTGCCTGTCGCCATTCCGTTGGTCTACCGGGCATTCACTCAGTTGTCCCAGGGGAGCACGGGTCGTGGGACCACTGCCGAGTTCTCCAATTTCGTCGGTGTCGGTGCGCCTCAGCGTGCACGAATCGCCGACCTGCGCACCCGACTCGAGCGCGGAAACGTGCCCTCCGGTTTCGCCAAGGACGCGAACGCCAGGCTCGACGAGTTGGAGAATTCCCTCGATAATGCCTCCGGAATGTCGGACTCACAGACCAGTAACCTCACGTCCAGCGTTTCCACAGAGTTGGACCTGATCGACCGACAGTTCGCCGAAAAGGCCTGAGCCTTCCCATAAGCGAATAGTCGGTATATACCCCTCCCTGAATACAGAGGGTGACAATTAGTCAGCACCTCCGCTACACTTCCGGATAACGGCATGTACCAGTGCCACAATTTCACTGTCAAAAAGTGTAATCGTCCAGAAGGAAGCAAAGGAAACCATGGCACGCAGAGAAGTCACCCAGTTCTTCGACGACCTCGACAACACGCCGCTCACCGCGGATGAGGTGAACGTGGTGGAATTCAGCTACAAGGGGTCGACGTACGTTTTGGACCTGTCCGAGGAGAACGCCCAGAAGTTCGCGGACACCATCGAGCCCTACATCGCCGCCGGAACGAAGGTCACCCGTACCCGCGGTCGCGGCCGTCCTTCCAGCAACGCCGGAAAGTCCGATTCAGGCCGTAACCGTCGCATCCGTGAGTGGGCACGTGACAACGGTCTCTCGGTCTCCAGCCGTGGCCAGATCGCCCGCGAGGTCATCGAGGCCTACGAGTCGGCCAACCCGTCTGACCGCTGAATCGGCTGCTGAATCAGCCGTCACAGCATCCCCGCCTCGCGCGCGGCGGCAACCGCGGACGTACGCGATCGCACGCCCAGTTTGTCGTAGACATGGGCGAGGTGGGATTTCACCGTCGCCTCGGAAAGAAAAAGCTCTGCGCCGATGTCACGGTTCGATTTTCCCTGCGACACCGCCTGGAGAACCTCGAGTTCCCGCGCGGACAACGATGTCGCAGGGTCTTTCTCCCTGTGCCGCAGGCGGTGGGCAACAGCACCTGACAAAGCAGTCGCCCCCTGCGCCGCAGAACGCACCGCGCTGATCAATTCCGCCGGCGGTGAATCTTTCAGCAGATAACCCACTGCCCCGGCTTCGACGGCGCCGAGAATCTCAACGTCAGTGTCGTAATTCGTGACGACCAACACATTGGGCGGATCGGGGAGGTGCCGGATCCTCGCCGTCGCCTGGGCCCCGGTTTCCGCGTCACGCCCCGCCGTTCCTGCGCCGAACCGCAGGTCCATGAGAACGACATCCACCGACATATCGGCCGCCGCCTTCACTGCACCGTCCGCAGTATCCACTTCACCGACGATGTCGATGTCCGCCGCACTCTCCAGTACGGCGCGTAACCCCATTCTCACGATCTCGTGATCGTCCGCCAACAGGACACGAATCATTCCGCCCATTCCGCGGCCTCCTCCGTCTCCGGTCGTGGCACTTTCCCGTCCCACTTTTCGCCCATCCTACAATCCCGGTGCGACGGGGCGAGGTGTCTTATGGGGAAGCGGAACCTCCACCGCAATGGCCGTGCCCGATCCGACGGCACTCTCCACCTCCAGGGTGCCGCCGAGTTCCTCCACCCGGCGCCGCATCGTGACCAGCCCGATATGCCCCTCCTCCGCACGCTCCGCCAGCGTCACACCTACCGCCGCCACATCAAAGCCCGAACCGTCGTCGACGACGTCAAGCCGCACAGCGTCCGGATTCACCGACAGCGTAATCAGCGCCCGCGAGGCACCGGCGTGCTGGCAGACATTCGCCACCGCCGACTGGGCGACCCGTAGCAGCACGGCTTCCACGGCCACCGGCAGGTCCGCCGCATGGTCCTCCGCCTCTTCGCTTTCCATGCTCACCGTAAGATCCCCCTCCGACTCCCCGGACGCGGCCTCCGCCAGACGCCCCAGCGCGTCCACCAACGATCCACCGTCCAGGTCGGACGGTTGTAGTGCCGCAATCATCGCCCGTGTCTCCCGGAGGCTGTCGGCCGCGACGTCCCGCGCCTGGATCACCCGCTCCACCGGAGGCTCGCCCCCGGTGACACTCTGCCGGACGTCCCGTTCAGCGGCGTGCAGCAACATCTGGATACTCGACAGCCCCTGCGCCACCGTGTCGTGGATCTCGTGCGCCAGACGCTCACGCTCCTCCACTACCCCCGCCTGCCGTTCAGACTCGGCGAGAAGCCCCCGGGTCCGCACAAGCTCATCGATGAGCCGACGACGGTCCTCGCTGACGACGTACAACCCTTCCACCGTCACACCGATCGCCATGGCCACCAGACCCGAGAGCACCGGCCCCAGCACCGCCCCCGTAGACGGGCCCGCTACTGCCACGGACAGCCCGGCCGCGACGACCGTCACCACCCCCGTGGCCATCACGCCCCACCACATCGGCAGGAGGTACAGATAGAGGGCGAACAGGGCGATGGCCAGATAGGCCGCCGTAGCCTCCTGTACCGCCAGCACGATCCACAGCACGCTCAGGACCGTCAACCACGTCACCCGGCGCGGAAGCGCGACCGACACTGGTCGTGACAACCCTGCCGCCGCAACCAGAGCGAAAGGCACCGCCGTGACGGCGACCACCGTCGGCGGACCGGCCTCCCGTCCTGCGGCCGACCAGACCGTGACCGCCAGCAGCAGACCGACGAGTACGGCGATACCACCCCGCATCAGTACCGAATCACGTACCGCCACTTCCTTGCCCATGGGAACACAGTATCCTCGACACGTGGAGTTCATCGAGTACCCGGTATCCGCAGTGATGAAACTGTGGCATATGGCGTTGACCGCCATGGGGGTTGCGGACGCGACGGCATGGACGGCGTCTATCGCCCTGCTGGTGCTTACCGTCAGGCTCATCCTGGTACCGTTCGCCTACCGTGCCTACCGCTCGACCCGCATTCTGGTGAATCTGCGCCCGGCGCTCGCCGCACTGGACGAGGAGTACAGGGACCGCCTCAGCCAGCCTGAACGCAAGGAGCTGATGAAAAAGCGGCGGGAGTTGCAGCTCGCCAACGGCTACCGGCTGCGGGACGGCTGCGTTCCGGCGCTGATCCAGATCCCCTTCTTCATCGGCCTCTACCGGATCCTGCTCCAGGTGGCCCGCCCCTCCGACCTGGAGGCAGCGTCCCACCCTGGTATCGGAGCGCTCAGCGGTGCGGATGTCTCACACTTCCTCGACGCCGATATCCTCGACATTCCCCTCGCCGCGTACTCGACGATGTCCGATGAACAGTTCGCGTTCCTCGGCACCACCGGTAGCGACGTCTTCACGTTCGCCGTACCGCTGTGTATCACCGCCGCGGTGTTCACCACGCTGAACATGGCGTACTCCATCTACCGCAACTGGCTGACCCTCGACGAGAACAACGGCACATCGCGGGCCATGTTCAAGCTCCTGTTCTTCATGGCACCGGTCGCGGTCCTGGTTCCGATCGTCTTCGGTCTGGCGGGACCTGCCCCGGCCGCCATCATGTGCTACTGGGTGATGAACAACCTGTGGACGATGACGCAGAACATCGGGCTGCACCTGGTGCTCGACCGACAGGTCCCCTACACCGAAGAGTTCCGCCAGCACCGTGCCGACGTCGGCGCTGCCCGTAAACAGCGCAGGAAAGAGATCCGGGAGGCGGAGAAGGCCTTCAGCGAACGCTCCCACGCACGGTCCACTCGTATCAAGGAGCTGGATGCGACGTTGCGGCAATCCTCACTGGAATCGGTCCGCACGCAGGCGTCAGAGGAGCGCGACCGGCTGACCGCGGAGGAGGCCGCTGACCGGGAGTCGACCGACCAGCTCGTCAAACGGGAGAAGCTGGAGCGCGCCGAACGACGGGCACGTCAGCGGGCACTGCAACGGCAGGCCATCGCCGCGAAGAAGGCGGCGAAGGCTGCCGAGACCACGGAGTCCACGGAGTCCACGGAGTCCACGGAGTCCACGGAGTCCACCGGCGTCGGTGAGCCCGCGCCTGATAACACTGCCGGCGAGCCGGATATGACAGATTCCCCCGACGCCACCGCGCACTCCGCGACCCGCGGGGGCAGACACCGCCTACCCGAGCCGGATGAGGATACTGGCCTCAGCCCCTACCGGGGACGGCACAGGCTCGACCGGTAATAGAACCCCGTGCCGGGAATACACGGTCGGGTCCTCGTCTTGCCAGTCGTTCAGACCTCGCACGCCAGTATTCTTACCGTCTTTCTCGGTAGCCTGCTCACCCTGCTCCAGATCTCTTACGGTGTGTGCGGCACGGAGATCGACAACGACCGCACAGAGTGGTTAGAACGGTTAGAGCGGCTGAGACACCAGGGCTATGTCGGTGGCGGAGGGCACAGACCGACATAGCCCTGGTGTGCTGCACGTTCCGAATACGCGCTCGCCGCGGACCGGCAACGTACACGACAGGAATCTGTTTCACCTCGGCGCGAGTGACTCTCAGTTGCCCTGGGTCTGTGCGGCCCACAGCCGGGAGTACTGTCCACCCGCTGCGAGCAGTTCCTCGTGGGTGCCGTCTTCAATGACCTGACCACGTTCCATGACCAGGATCCGGTCGCAGGACGCCGCCTGCGACAGCCGGTGGGCGATGACCATGCCGGTGCGCCCGGCGAGCGCGGCGTCGGCGGCGTGGTCGAGCAGGTGGGCGTGAGCGGAACCGGCTTCAGCTGTTGCCTCGTCGAGGATCGCCAATGCAGGATCGGCAAGCAGCAGACGAATCAGGGCGATGTGCTGGGACTGGGCTGCGGTCAACGGTGCTCCGCGGGGACCGAGGTCGGTGTCCAGCCCCTGCGGCATCTGGTCAAGCAGGTCCTGCGCACCCGTGGCGGCGACGGCCTGGTTGATCAGCTCGTCACTGGTCCCGGGCGCAGCGAGGATGAGGTTTTCGCGCAGCGTTGCGGCGAAGATGTGGGTCTCTTGGCTGATCAGCGTGGTGTCGTCCGGAGCGGTGACCGTCCCCGCATCAGCTGTGTGGATACCGGCGAGGAGTGCGGCGACGGTGGTCTTCCCGGCACCTGAGGTTCCGACCACGGCCAAGTGTTCTCCCGGCGCGATGGTCACGGTGACGTCGTGCAGGACGTCCGGCCCCTCGGCATAGGCGAAAGTGACATGGTCGAGACCAGCACTGTCCCCCGCGGTGCCTGCCACCCGAGCGCTCTCACGACCGACGTCGCTGTCATGGATGTCGACATCCGTCACCCCGACGATCCTCGCCAGTGACGCGGTGGCCAGCTGGAGGGTGTCGATCACGCTCATCAGGGAACGGATGGGCCCCTGTAGACGCAGGAAGAACAGCACGGCGGTGGTCGCCGCGCCGACGGTCACGGCTCCTTCACCGACCAGGTGGAAACCGAGGACCAGGACAACACTGACGGCGACGGCAAAGGCCACGTCGATA
The genomic region above belongs to Corynebacterium glyciniphilum AJ 3170 and contains:
- a CDS encoding patatin-like phospholipase family protein; amino-acid sequence: MADFPAGVRPPLHGGPARDVPSRSVSDTALVFEGGAMRAAFSSAMVQALLEEGIQFDWAYGNSASAVHVATYLSNDTRLARDYFTVFPGDPLFGGIRPFLRGDGFFNARYIFGPDAQVEDRSMVPDWDAIMSSPGNFRISGFNGRSGETVHWSREDMHGLDDFLRHARASASLPIVMPPTKIGTEVYFDGAFGSTGGIPVDSAIEMEGFDRFLVVMTRTRSYRKSASKFTWFVKRAFPQYPALAQSMLDRHARYNRTRDWIFEQERRGKAYIFAPHRMPLGNGTRKLNELAETYEAGLAQAREEMPLIRRFLRV
- a CDS encoding L-lactate dehydrogenase; its protein translation is MRTSAGTRIVLIGAGDVGVAYAYALVNQGLCDHLVIIDVDERKTWGHVQDLNHAVPWSGHGTRVTQGDYSDCADASIVCICAGAAQKPGETRLDLVGKNVSIFQDIVSQVRDSGFDGIYLVASNPVDILSYATWRIAGVPSNQVIGSGTILDTARFRSALGEYFQVSPTSVHAYVIGEHGDTELPVLSAGSVAGVPLPVRLAQSPDGGESVSEIFRRTRDAAYEIINAKGSTSFGIGVGMARISRAVLRNEDVVLPVSALVDGQYGRDDAPAIYIGTPAVINRRGIREVIELGLDDTEQGQLDTSADTLQQVMDDAGVFGL
- a CDS encoding superoxide dismutase gives rise to the protein MAVYELPDLPYDYDALEPHISAEIMQLHHDKHHATYVAGANTALDALEKAREEGTNPDQIRALSKNLAFNLGGHTNHSIFWKNLSPNGGGEPTGELAEAIARDFGSFDKFKDQFSSAALGLYGSGWAVLGYDHIAGRLVVEQLTDQQGNISVNLTPLLMLDMWEHAFYLQYKNVKADYVKAVWNVFNWDDVAERYAAAKA
- the ybaK gene encoding Cys-tRNA(Pro) deacylase produces the protein MSRKKNPKSRNASTPATLALEAAGTPFTVHTFTHTPGVTDFGGEAAAALGDVEPGHICKTLLVSLDGGPRSGALAVTVVPVTMTLDLKAVAASFGAKKASMADPSAAERSTGYIVGGISPFGQKKSLPTVIDASILDCPTILVSGGRRGLDIEIAPEDLVEVLGAESAAVGRS
- the msrA gene encoding peptide-methionine (S)-S-oxide reductase MsrA; translation: MSFLDRILAMNAAQSGGPFRVDRPTADTALSGGRHPVLENPRPHTVLGTPVTGPWKDGQEHVVIGLGCFWGAEKLFWQLDGVESTSVGYAGGYTPNPTYREVCTGRTGHSEVVDVVFDPERVDLRTVIRTGLENHDPTQGDRQGNDVGSQYRSVIYATTPEQRDIAAAEVEAYGEKLAEAGYGAVTTEVSLLSETPAGEYYRAEDEHQQYLDKNPGGYCPVHATGVTCG
- a CDS encoding ribonuclease H-like domain-containing protein; the encoded protein is MWEHEGCEAVGTTEVAAPVTPADLTGCRHRRVLNRAVSSGRVSAELTSGAVIDRAVGRCRSRWRREAVAAALPRSPRFGERLVPTRVDVTDDDTAEEQTLEALAAGTRLIVGGRLADGALACDIDLLVRTDSGSGPATDMTYMPVAVTGHTVSAKTTTRSAGVRVVDVAVLGLARPVPVGLKHRSTPVDSQKVAVAHVLLEVLGLGSGDVGFIGADLTQCLVIPAERVVPGLVRALEAPVPDEPTRVRECGTCEFHNHCRARLLQTGDLSLMLPGDRAARWRERGIDTLAELATADGGETSALATAWLAGVGYLRRPLRRWIVRTDLWCGHPFRMPERLVDGEVPMADELADAVEIDVDMEAHPSRGTFLWGTFDGSVYRSFTDFGSAGDGGRHVASFWTWLSARRAAAAREGRACRVYCYSQQGENHWLRHYAGRYGGTTYPLDDGREAIMPSLDEVNEFLASDHWVDVFGLVRTAVAANSSLGLKAMAPLAGFTFSQEDVDGRVAVGLFEVAVGGDGAAASAAQRTLERYNADDCFATAAVRNWLRRGAPGIPALSQPLDWV
- a CDS encoding DUF6474 family protein, translating into MGILSSARRRRHEKRASYKAAKVQARTEARETAKLDRKKEAYLQKMARKVRKQESRDLKSQRKHDAKLAEATVEQIKAGRFNAKTVLRYTGALRVLLPVAIPLVYRAFTQLSQGSTGRGTTAEFSNFVGVGAPQRARIADLRTRLERGNVPSGFAKDANARLDELENSLDNASGMSDSQTSNLTSSVSTELDLIDRQFAEKA
- a CDS encoding histone-like nucleoid-structuring protein Lsr2, encoding MARREVTQFFDDLDNTPLTADEVNVVEFSYKGSTYVLDLSEENAQKFADTIEPYIAAGTKVTRTRGRGRPSSNAGKSDSGRNRRIREWARDNGLSVSSRGQIAREVIEAYESANPSDR
- a CDS encoding response regulator transcription factor → MIRVLLADDHEIVRMGLRAVLESAADIDIVGEVDTADGAVKAAADMSVDVVLMDLRFGAGTAGRDAETGAQATARIRHLPDPPNVLVVTNYDTDVEILGAVEAGAVGYLLKDSPPAELISAVRSAAQGATALSGAVAHRLRHREKDPATSLSARELEVLQAVSQGKSNRDIGAELFLSEATVKSHLAHVYDKLGVRSRTSAVAAAREAGML
- a CDS encoding sensor histidine kinase translates to MGKEVAVRDSVLMRGGIAVLVGLLLAVTVWSAAGREAGPPTVVAVTAVPFALVAAAGLSRPVSVALPRRVTWLTVLSVLWIVLAVQEATAAYLAIALFALYLYLLPMWWGVMATGVVTVVAAGLSVAVAGPSTGAVLGPVLSGLVAMAIGVTVEGLYVVSEDRRRLIDELVRTRGLLAESERQAGVVEERERLAHEIHDTVAQGLSSIQMLLHAAERDVRQSVTGGEPPVERVIQARDVAADSLRETRAMIAALQPSDLDGGSLVDALGRLAEAASGESEGDLTVSMESEEAEDHAADLPVAVEAVLLRVAQSAVANVCQHAGASRALITLSVNPDAVRLDVVDDGSGFDVAAVGVTLAERAEEGHIGLVTMRRRVEELGGTLEVESAVGSGTAIAVEVPLPHKTPRPVAPGL
- the yidC gene encoding membrane protein insertase YidC; the encoded protein is MEFIEYPVSAVMKLWHMALTAMGVADATAWTASIALLVLTVRLILVPFAYRAYRSTRILVNLRPALAALDEEYRDRLSQPERKELMKKRRELQLANGYRLRDGCVPALIQIPFFIGLYRILLQVARPSDLEAASHPGIGALSGADVSHFLDADILDIPLAAYSTMSDEQFAFLGTTGSDVFTFAVPLCITAAVFTTLNMAYSIYRNWLTLDENNGTSRAMFKLLFFMAPVAVLVPIVFGLAGPAPAAIMCYWVMNNLWTMTQNIGLHLVLDRQVPYTEEFRQHRADVGAARKQRRKEIREAEKAFSERSHARSTRIKELDATLRQSSLESVRTQASEERDRLTAEEAADRESTDQLVKREKLERAERRARQRALQRQAIAAKKAAKAAETTESTESTESTESTESTGVGEPAPDNTAGEPDMTDSPDATAHSATRGGRHRLPEPDEDTGLSPYRGRHRLDR
- a CDS encoding ABC transporter ATP-binding protein, with the translated sequence MADTTDTAGATDSVDIGDRLPTATGRRTAAVLWEALRGRRIILVLAAVFAGIAAALELIAPATLGRVVDDITNDAPSPLWNYALLIIVSIVGGGALQILGVLLAARSFERILAGLRERLVATALRLPQQRVERSGTGDLISRASDDVAQVSQALQQVVPVLSSTIFTLLLTIAGMSALDWRFGIILVVMLPVYWMTLRWYMRIAPPMYAAQRLAFGTRAHHLLSALRGVDTVTAFRLSDTHNRRIGRASWAVAGWALRARTVVTMFNWRIDVAFAVAVSVVLVLGFHLVGEGAVTVGAATTAVLFFLRLQGPIRSLMSVIDTLQLATASLARIVGVTDVDIHDSDVGRESARVAGTAGDSAGLDHVTFAYAEGPDVLHDVTVTIAPGEHLAVVGTSGAGKTTVAALLAGIHTADAGTVTAPDDTTLISQETHIFAATLRENLILAAPGTSDELINQAVAATGAQDLLDQMPQGLDTDLGPRGAPLTAAQSQHIALIRLLLADPALAILDEATAEAGSAHAHLLDHAADAALAGRTGMVIAHRLSQAASCDRILVMERGQVIEDGTHEELLAAGGQYSRLWAAQTQGN